Proteins co-encoded in one Metabacillus sp. KUDC1714 genomic window:
- a CDS encoding Gfo/Idh/MocA family protein: MSNTINIGIIGSGGIAAAHVRAYKEMPDVKIVAVADVIPGKADQFIEQLDLKDAKGFDDHLELLKMDIDGVSVCTPNVAHHNTSIDSLYAGKHVLVEKPMAVTLDQAIEMVEASHKTSKILSVGFQPRYDPNMQAVKEIVQSGQLGNVYYVQTGGGRRRGMPGGTFINKSLAGAGAMADIGCYSLDLALNALGYPRPLTVSAYTSNHFGTNPIYHREADKFEVEDFGVAMIRLEGGIVLNFKISWAMHMDSLGPTLFLGSDAGLKLTPAGSGPWSGVWDGGIGSINLFHDIKGHHVETSIPVQEHKINIFYEKVRDFVVSIKEGKPAPIPGDQIVINQAIIDGILRSSEQGSEVNISIPEFSISS, translated from the coding sequence ATGTCCAATACGATTAACATAGGAATTATTGGCAGTGGGGGTATTGCAGCTGCACATGTTAGAGCCTATAAGGAAATGCCTGATGTCAAAATTGTAGCTGTTGCTGATGTGATCCCAGGTAAAGCAGATCAATTTATTGAACAATTGGATTTAAAAGATGCCAAAGGGTTTGATGATCATCTCGAGCTACTTAAAATGGATATAGATGGTGTTAGTGTATGTACACCAAATGTTGCACACCATAACACTAGTATTGATTCTCTATATGCCGGAAAACATGTTCTAGTTGAAAAGCCGATGGCAGTTACTCTTGATCAGGCAATTGAAATGGTAGAAGCCTCTCACAAGACTAGTAAAATACTTTCAGTAGGTTTCCAACCAAGATATGATCCTAATATGCAAGCAGTAAAAGAAATTGTTCAGTCTGGACAATTAGGGAATGTTTATTATGTTCAAACAGGTGGAGGAAGACGACGTGGGATGCCAGGAGGCACTTTTATTAATAAAAGTTTAGCAGGTGCTGGAGCAATGGCGGATATCGGCTGTTATTCTTTAGACTTGGCTCTAAATGCACTTGGCTATCCAAGGCCTTTAACAGTTTCGGCCTATACTTCCAATCATTTTGGAACAAATCCAATCTATCATCGTGAAGCGGATAAATTTGAAGTCGAGGATTTTGGCGTAGCGATGATTCGTTTGGAAGGTGGAATAGTTTTAAACTTTAAAATATCTTGGGCAATGCATATGGATTCTCTAGGACCAACATTGTTCCTCGGTTCTGACGCTGGCTTGAAGCTAACACCTGCTGGAAGTGGACCATGGAGTGGAGTTTGGGATGGTGGAATTGGGTCCATTAACTTATTCCATGACATAAAAGGTCACCATGTGGAAACAAGTATTCCAGTCCAAGAACATAAAATCAATATTTTCTATGAGAAGGTACGTGATTTTGTTGTTTCAATCAAGGAAGGAAAACCTGCACCAATTCCTGGAGATCAAATCGTGATTAATCAAGCGATTATTGATGGGATTTTACGCTCTTCAGAACAAGGCAGTGAAGTGAATATTAGCATTCCTGAGTTTAGTATAAGTTCTTAA
- a CDS encoding Dabb family protein, which translates to MVSGRIRHIAVFTLKYPVDSTEAENFLADGAHILSAIPVVENFEVLRQVSSKTDFDFGFSMEFTNQEAYDTYNLHPNHKAFVEERWKKEVERFQEIDFMKQDF; encoded by the coding sequence ATGGTATCTGGTAGAATTAGACATATTGCTGTCTTCACATTAAAATATCCAGTTGATTCAACTGAAGCAGAGAATTTCTTGGCTGATGGAGCGCATATTTTAAGTGCAATACCAGTAGTAGAGAATTTTGAGGTTTTACGTCAAGTTAGTTCAAAAACTGACTTTGATTTTGGCTTTTCAATGGAGTTTACGAACCAAGAAGCTTATGATACATACAATCTCCATCCGAATCACAAAGCATTTGTTGAAGAAAGGTGGAAAAAAGAAGTAGAGAGATTCCAAGAAATAGACTTTATGAAGCAAGATTTTTAG
- a CDS encoding CBO0543 family protein → MKDRTILNLLTTFGIGASIIFLLRRKGDLKDWFLIYFIKTLVSTVFDGPVIKTKYLQYPHRYLPKLFDSNIVFLYILFPLSCVMYNQFTYNMKTLKTIVSVFLFSGPMTLFENWLEKNTNLVKYNKGWNSYITLIVLSFTFLLVKGCIEGIRFLDKNIHNPSIATEKKNLQNKFE, encoded by the coding sequence ATGAAGGACAGGACAATATTGAACTTATTGACTACATTTGGAATAGGTGCAAGTATAATTTTTTTATTACGAAGAAAAGGCGACTTAAAGGACTGGTTTCTTATTTATTTTATTAAAACTTTAGTTTCGACTGTATTTGATGGACCAGTAATAAAGACAAAATATTTGCAATATCCACATCGCTATCTCCCTAAATTGTTCGACTCAAACATTGTGTTTTTATATATATTATTTCCTTTATCATGTGTCATGTATAATCAATTTACTTATAATATGAAAACGTTAAAAACTATCGTAAGTGTTTTCCTTTTTAGCGGACCAATGACACTTTTTGAGAATTGGCTTGAAAAGAATACCAATTTAGTGAAATATAATAAGGGTTGGAATAGCTATATTACATTAATTGTTCTTTCGTTTACTTTTTTGCTTGTTAAAGGATGCATTGAGGGAATTCGTTTCTTAGATAAAAATATTCACAATCCCTCAATTGCTACAGAAAAAAAGAATCTGCAAAATAAGTTTGAATAG
- a CDS encoding aminoglycoside phosphotransferase/kinase family protein: protein MLSEELGYSFNLSGKIVPLFGGQNTSVRVNNEAVLKPVDDVQHYEWLLTIIDMINPHGYRLSKPIRSTKGTFVSEGWVCTKFERGQDVNGLIKEKLHVSRLFHHDLSNINFKDFPQGDNPWVEGHRIAWQKGELPMEVNIEIRKIINKLLLKVNLKEQYNSQIVHADLAGNILFDDVLPPLIIDFSPTVAPVEYAEAILVCDCIAWQGSRVSNIDLLINNKYNKEMIVRAVVFRLAVEAIFSGKDFNRFIEQYYLFKPIIDFIE from the coding sequence ATGTTGTCTGAAGAGTTAGGTTATTCATTTAATCTAAGTGGCAAAATTGTACCATTATTTGGTGGACAGAACACATCGGTAAGAGTGAATAATGAAGCTGTATTAAAACCAGTTGATGACGTGCAGCATTATGAATGGCTGTTAACTATTATCGATATGATAAATCCTCATGGTTACAGGCTATCAAAGCCTATTAGAAGCACTAAAGGTACATTTGTTAGTGAAGGTTGGGTATGTACTAAGTTTGAACGTGGTCAGGATGTAAACGGTCTTATAAAAGAGAAACTTCATGTATCTAGATTATTTCACCATGATTTATCTAATATCAACTTTAAAGACTTCCCTCAAGGTGATAATCCATGGGTAGAGGGTCATCGAATAGCATGGCAAAAAGGAGAATTACCTATGGAAGTAAATATTGAAATAAGGAAAATAATTAATAAGCTACTTCTAAAAGTAAATCTAAAAGAACAATATAATTCACAAATTGTTCATGCCGATTTGGCAGGAAACATTCTTTTTGATGATGTTTTGCCACCGTTAATTATTGATTTCTCCCCTACCGTTGCCCCAGTTGAATATGCTGAAGCTATTTTAGTATGTGATTGTATCGCATGGCAAGGAAGTAGAGTTTCTAATATTGATTTGCTTATAAACAATAAATACAACAAAGAAATGATTGTACGAGCTGTAGTGTTCAGATTGGCGGTTGAAGCAATCTTCTCAGGTAAAGACTTTAATAGATTTATCGAACAATATTACTTATTTAAACCTATTATTGATTTTATAGAATAG
- a CDS encoding sugar phosphate isomerase/epimerase family protein, with protein MNKKIGMRIPPKIGAGGMESVASWASSIGIDVIDVPYYNEEVKAIFEANGLEVGSIDGVGAVGQTKLLSKDEETRAEAVEALKNQMTEISRLGGKVMFMCLVPEDITMSRKEAFEIWKDTFPSIVNHAEENGIYIALEGWPGPAPYYPTLGCTPEMLRAMFNVIPSKHFGINYDPSHLVRLGIDHLRMLSEFGDRVNYCHGKDTEILHDEQYECGVIQATFGSKYDFSEGPWRYTIPGQGDVNWGKVAVRLEKIGYTGPISIELEDHRYWGSLEAEQQGIQKAKEHLEIYFK; from the coding sequence ATGAACAAGAAAATAGGTATGAGAATCCCGCCAAAAATTGGTGCAGGAGGCATGGAATCCGTTGCAAGTTGGGCATCTAGTATTGGGATCGATGTGATAGATGTACCATATTATAACGAAGAAGTTAAAGCTATTTTTGAAGCAAATGGACTTGAAGTTGGATCAATTGATGGTGTTGGAGCAGTTGGTCAAACGAAACTATTAAGTAAAGATGAGGAAACTCGGGCAGAAGCTGTAGAAGCGCTTAAAAATCAAATGACAGAAATTTCTCGTCTAGGTGGCAAAGTCATGTTTATGTGCCTTGTCCCAGAAGATATCACTATGTCACGCAAAGAAGCTTTTGAAATTTGGAAGGATACGTTTCCTAGCATAGTAAATCATGCCGAGGAAAATGGTATTTATATAGCATTAGAAGGATGGCCAGGACCAGCACCATATTATCCAACATTAGGCTGTACTCCTGAAATGCTTAGAGCTATGTTCAATGTTATTCCTTCAAAACATTTCGGGATTAACTATGATCCATCCCACTTAGTTCGACTAGGAATTGATCATTTAAGAATGTTGTCTGAATTTGGCGATAGAGTTAATTACTGCCATGGGAAAGATACTGAAATTTTACACGATGAGCAATATGAATGCGGTGTCATTCAAGCTACTTTTGGTTCTAAATATGATTTTTCTGAAGGTCCATGGCGTTATACGATTCCAGGACAAGGGGATGTAAACTGGGGGAAAGTTGCCGTACGTTTAGAAAAGATAGGATACACCGGTCCAATCAGTATTGAATTGGAAGATCATCGTTATTGGGGCTCTTTAGAGGCAGAACAACAAGGTATTCAAAAAGCAAAAGAACATCTTGAAATTTATTTTAAATAA
- a CDS encoding arsenic transporter produces MTFEIGVTVFVFVMTMLVIFWRPNGLNEAWPATIGAAIIILTGIVSHVDILDILNKIGGASITIIATIVMAVILESFGFFHWAAARLVRLAEGSSYRLYWYIQLLCFLMTLLFNNDGSILITTPILILLLKNLRLKPHEQIPYLLSGALIATASSAPIGVSNIVNLIALKIVHMSLYMHTAMMFVPATLGLLFMSWLMYIVVKKKLPKKLPEVSYDIEELFFTKHFHPLKGTISVETKNKRTKFMLAVLLFVFVIRCLLFVASYFAIPIEIVAVLGSVVLLIWRWYHLRTNPVDILKKTPWKIFLFAFSMYVIIYGLHNVGLTAMLVKLCEPIVNQGLFQASFIMGGLVSILSNIFNNHPALMIGTITLTEMGLDPITLKTIYLANIIGSDMGSLLLPIGTLASLIWMHILRENKIKVKWKDYLQVSILVIPLTTVVTLFLLYYWVQMVFA; encoded by the coding sequence ATGACTTTTGAAATTGGAGTGACTGTATTTGTTTTTGTGATGACAATGCTAGTCATATTTTGGAGGCCGAATGGGCTAAATGAAGCATGGCCTGCAACAATCGGTGCTGCGATTATTATACTGACAGGCATTGTATCTCATGTAGACATTTTAGATATTTTGAATAAAATTGGTGGAGCATCGATTACAATTATTGCAACAATCGTGATGGCTGTTATTTTAGAAAGTTTCGGTTTTTTTCATTGGGCAGCCGCACGACTTGTTCGATTAGCGGAGGGGTCTAGTTATCGTCTTTACTGGTATATTCAACTATTATGCTTCTTAATGACGCTTTTATTTAATAATGATGGAAGTATATTAATTACAACTCCAATTTTGATATTACTCCTAAAAAATCTTCGCTTAAAACCACATGAGCAAATTCCCTACCTTTTAAGTGGTGCATTGATTGCGACCGCATCTAGTGCGCCAATCGGAGTAAGTAATATTGTCAATTTAATTGCTTTAAAGATTGTTCATATGTCACTTTATATGCATACAGCAATGATGTTTGTTCCAGCAACTTTAGGTTTGCTATTTATGTCGTGGTTAATGTATATCGTGGTAAAAAAGAAATTACCAAAAAAATTGCCAGAAGTTTCTTATGACATCGAAGAACTATTTTTCACGAAACATTTTCATCCATTAAAAGGAACGATATCTGTTGAGACAAAAAATAAACGTACAAAATTTATGTTAGCTGTTCTATTGTTTGTCTTTGTGATTCGTTGCCTCCTTTTTGTCGCCTCTTATTTTGCTATACCAATTGAAATTGTTGCTGTATTAGGTTCAGTCGTTTTACTTATATGGAGATGGTATCACTTACGTACAAATCCAGTAGATATTTTAAAGAAAACACCTTGGAAAATTTTTCTATTTGCTTTTTCGATGTATGTCATAATTTATGGACTCCATAATGTAGGTTTAACGGCAATGCTTGTAAAATTATGTGAACCTATTGTAAACCAGGGACTGTTCCAAGCAAGCTTTATTATGGGTGGATTGGTTTCCATATTATCTAATATCTTTAATAATCATCCTGCTTTAATGATTGGCACGATAACTTTAACCGAAATGGGGTTGGATCCTATTACCTTAAAGACTATTTATCTTGCAAATATCATTGGAAGTGACATGGGTTCCTTACTATTACCAATTGGAACACTCGCATCACTAATTTGGATGCATATATTAAGGGAAAATAAAATTAAAGTAAAATGGAAGGATTATTTACAGGTGTCAATTTTAGTTATTCCACTAACAACTGTTGTAACATTGTTTCTCCTTTATTATTGGGTACAAATGGTCTTCGCCTAA
- a CDS encoding Gfo/Idh/MocA family protein, with translation MSSKVKVAIIGCGGIANGKHLPSLSKLKNVELVAFCDVLIERAEKAAAEYGVENAKVYEDFRELLQNEEIEVVHVLTPNDSHAEISIAALDASKHVMCEKPMAKTSAEARQMLEAAKRSGKKLTIGYNNRFRPDSQHLHKLCERGDLGEVYYAKAHAIRRRAVPTWGVFLDEEKQGGGPLIDIGTHALDLTLWMMNNYKPKSVLGTTYHKLSQKKDAANAWGPWDPEKFTVEDSAFGFITMENGATIVLESSWALNSLDVDEAKCSLSGTEGGADMKDGLRINGEDFGKLYTNKVELGAGGVAFYDGKSESDADLEARLWIDNIINDTEPVVKPEQAFVVTQILEAIYESAKTGKAVYFEEQSSLVSNK, from the coding sequence ATGTCTAGTAAAGTAAAAGTAGCAATTATTGGTTGTGGTGGTATTGCAAATGGGAAACATTTACCAAGTTTATCAAAACTAAAAAACGTAGAATTGGTTGCATTTTGTGACGTGTTAATCGAAAGAGCAGAAAAAGCAGCAGCCGAGTACGGAGTTGAAAATGCTAAGGTTTATGAAGATTTTCGAGAGTTACTTCAGAACGAAGAAATTGAAGTTGTGCATGTGCTTACACCAAACGATTCACACGCGGAAATTTCAATTGCAGCACTGGATGCAAGTAAGCATGTTATGTGTGAAAAACCTATGGCAAAGACGTCAGCAGAAGCCCGTCAAATGTTAGAGGCTGCGAAAAGATCTGGTAAGAAATTAACGATTGGCTATAATAATCGTTTCCGTCCAGATAGCCAACATTTACATAAACTATGTGAACGTGGTGACCTTGGAGAGGTTTATTATGCAAAAGCACACGCGATTCGTCGTCGTGCTGTCCCAACATGGGGAGTTTTTCTTGATGAAGAAAAGCAAGGAGGAGGACCATTAATCGATATTGGTACACATGCGCTTGACTTAACATTGTGGATGATGAATAACTATAAGCCAAAATCTGTTTTGGGGACAACTTACCATAAATTAAGTCAGAAGAAGGATGCTGCAAATGCATGGGGACCATGGGATCCTGAAAAATTCACAGTAGAAGATTCTGCATTTGGTTTTATTACGATGGAAAATGGCGCAACAATCGTATTAGAATCAAGCTGGGCATTGAACTCATTGGATGTTGATGAAGCAAAATGTTCACTTAGTGGTACAGAAGGCGGAGCTGATATGAAGGATGGATTAAGAATAAACGGCGAAGACTTTGGAAAACTTTATACGAACAAGGTTGAACTTGGAGCAGGCGGGGTAGCATTTTACGATGGGAAATCAGAATCTGATGCCGATTTAGAAGCCCGTCTATGGATTGATAATATCATTAACGACACAGAACCTGTTGTAAAACCAGAGCAGGCATTTGTCGTTACACAAATCTTAGAAGCAATCTATGAATCTGCAAAAACAGGGAAAGCTGTTTATTTTGAAGAACAATCTAGTCTTGTTTCAAATAAGTAA
- a CDS encoding IS3 family transposase (programmed frameshift), with translation MGTRIPYPEEIKWKAVEMKQSGISTKEIMETLGIKNKTQVETWVRWYKNGETHRFVQPVGKQYTYGKGPGELSELEKLQINNRQLQMQLEILKKVQRNREELEPRVVIKLVNELSPYYKIIDILAVLEVPKATYYRWRKKYSSAEPTSIEKIIIQVCKAHYFRYGHRKIKAVLKRKFNITLNRKTVQKNMQKYDLQCQVKVKRQNYINGVSNIVVKNLLQQRFTATKPNEKWVTDITYLPYGSTMLYLSTIIDLYNNEIVAYTIGTNQDVSLVIDTLKSAIVKRNPQEVILHSDQGSVYTSYEYQNLAKEKGIITSMSRKGNCHDNAVIESFHSSLKSEGFNTLRRASISNSKVVQIVNQYMYFYNQIRIQAKLNYQSPIEFGEQVA, from the exons ATGGGTACAAGAATTCCTTATCCAGAGGAAATTAAATGGAAAGCTGTTGAGATGAAACAATCAGGAATATCTACAAAGGAAATAATGGAGACATTAGGTATTAAAAATAAGACCCAAGTAGAAACATGGGTTAGATGGTATAAGAATGGGGAAACACATCGATTTGTTCAACCAGTAGGTAAGCAATACACATATGGAAAAGGTCCAGGTGAATTAAGTGAGTTGGAGAAGCTACAGATTAATAATAGACAATTACAAATGCAGCTAGAAATCTTAA AAAAAGTACAAAGAAATCGAGAGGAGTTGGAGCCGAGAGTCGTAATTAAATTGGTAAACGAGTTATCTCCTTACTATAAAATTATTGATATACTGGCTGTATTAGAGGTTCCAAAGGCTACCTATTACCGTTGGAGGAAGAAATACTCTTCTGCTGAGCCAACTTCTATCGAAAAGATAATTATACAAGTATGTAAGGCTCATTATTTTCGTTATGGACATAGAAAAATTAAAGCTGTTTTAAAGAGAAAATTCAATATCACCTTAAACCGTAAAACGGTCCAAAAGAATATGCAGAAATATGATTTACAATGCCAAGTGAAGGTGAAACGCCAAAACTATATTAATGGGGTGAGTAATATCGTTGTGAAAAATCTCCTCCAGCAAAGGTTTACGGCAACTAAACCAAATGAAAAATGGGTTACAGACATTACCTATTTACCGTATGGATCAACTATGTTGTATCTATCAACAATTATAGACCTATATAATAACGAGATCGTAGCTTATACCATCGGTACTAACCAGGATGTTTCTTTGGTAATAGATACATTGAAGTCAGCTATTGTAAAACGGAATCCACAAGAAGTCATTCTACACAGTGATCAGGGCTCTGTATACACATCATACGAATATCAAAACTTAGCTAAAGAAAAAGGCATTATCACAAGCATGTCCCGCAAAGGAAACTGCCATGATAATGCCGTCATCGAATCCTTTCACTCCTCGCTAAAGTCGGAAGGATTCAACACTCTAAGAAGAGCATCTATATCTAATTCTAAAGTAGTACAAATCGTAAATCAATACATGTATTTTTATAATCAAATACGAATTCAGGCAAAACTAAACTACCAGTCTCCAATAGAGTTTGGAGAACAGGTAGCTTAG
- a CDS encoding gamma-glutamylcyclotransferase, which translates to MNRKILVFVYGTLRQYEQNEHLLRGAKCLARHCWTPGILYDTGKGYPAMCCDPLQRVYGELYEISYEQLQTLDVLEGYRGENKSNLYDRIIQSVFTDLIRYDNVFVYIYKNTQEKMTHIPFGDWKCHRYLNNDNLLYFAYGSCMDDERFRKSKVDHLFKLVKGCGKAHGFSLAYTRKSSDGGRADIIEAKNTVEGKVYKITKECLSYLYRREGVQAKIYRPAFIDIEMNGKTYTNVLTFLVIDKNEETAPPEHYAREILRGAKGFVSDQYFEKLKDELYKKFKMIVSI; encoded by the coding sequence ATGAATCGGAAAATTCTTGTCTTTGTGTATGGAACTCTCCGCCAGTATGAACAAAATGAACATTTATTGAGGGGAGCAAAATGTTTAGCTAGACATTGCTGGACACCTGGGATACTATACGACACAGGAAAAGGTTATCCTGCAATGTGTTGTGATCCTTTGCAACGTGTTTATGGTGAATTATATGAAATATCATACGAACAACTTCAAACACTAGATGTGTTGGAAGGATATAGAGGTGAAAACAAAAGCAATCTCTATGACAGAATTATTCAATCAGTCTTCACTGATCTTATTCGTTATGACAATGTTTTTGTTTATATATATAAGAACACACAGGAGAAAATGACTCATATTCCTTTCGGAGATTGGAAGTGTCATAGATATTTGAATAATGATAATCTCTTATATTTTGCATACGGGTCATGTATGGATGACGAACGATTTAGAAAATCAAAAGTGGATCATTTATTTAAACTTGTAAAAGGATGTGGAAAGGCACACGGCTTTTCTTTAGCTTATACCCGTAAGTCAAGCGATGGTGGAAGAGCAGATATTATTGAAGCTAAAAACACTGTTGAAGGGAAGGTTTATAAAATAACAAAAGAATGCTTGAGCTATTTGTATCGTCGTGAAGGTGTTCAAGCAAAAATATACCGCCCTGCTTTTATAGATATTGAAATGAATGGGAAGACTTACACCAACGTTTTAACTTTCCTTGTTATTGATAAAAATGAAGAAACAGCTCCACCAGAGCACTATGCAAGGGAGATATTACGTGGAGCAAAGGGTTTTGTTAGTGATCAATATTTTGAGAAGCTTAAAGATGAATTATATAAAAAATTCAAAATGATTGTATCGATTTAA
- a CDS encoding carbon-nitrogen hydrolase family protein encodes MSKLKVALLHLLPIAGEIKKNQSLIEKAVKRAADQNVDWIITPELAVSGLQFSQKIGTKWIMQQPDEWMLNFVALVQSLNTNVFLGCPEKSESGELYNSVFVIDRGGNIIGKQRKITSIIDDWSTSGAFIEPIDMGNVKIGVLICADAYTKNIADKFLAKGAEILIAPSAWGPGLHGPNGEWEQRSIDTGLCLFVCNRTGEDESVTFWEAESLIIKNGKRLLSHKSKQSSILTFYWDLEKMDLISPDFEVEYIC; translated from the coding sequence TTGAGTAAATTAAAAGTAGCTTTATTACACTTGCTACCAATCGCAGGTGAAATAAAAAAGAATCAAAGTCTTATTGAAAAAGCAGTTAAACGAGCGGCTGATCAAAATGTAGATTGGATTATAACTCCCGAATTAGCAGTTAGTGGCTTGCAATTCTCTCAAAAGATAGGAACTAAGTGGATAATGCAGCAACCCGATGAATGGATGTTAAACTTTGTAGCGTTGGTTCAGTCATTGAATACTAATGTATTTCTTGGTTGTCCTGAAAAGTCAGAGAGTGGAGAACTTTATAATTCAGTATTTGTAATAGACCGAGGTGGTAATATAATAGGAAAACAAAGGAAAATCACAAGTATTATAGATGATTGGTCTACCTCTGGTGCTTTCATTGAACCAATAGATATGGGGAATGTTAAAATTGGTGTTTTAATATGTGCAGATGCCTACACTAAAAATATTGCAGACAAATTCTTAGCCAAAGGAGCAGAGATCCTAATTGCCCCGTCAGCCTGGGGTCCAGGGCTACACGGACCAAACGGTGAGTGGGAACAAAGATCGATAGATACTGGACTTTGTTTATTTGTTTGTAATCGTACTGGAGAAGACGAGTCAGTTACCTTTTGGGAAGCTGAAAGTCTGATTATTAAGAATGGTAAACGTCTCCTTTCGCATAAATCAAAACAATCTTCTATTTTAACTTTTTATTGGGATTTAGAAAAAATGGATTTAATTTCACCTGACTTTGAAGTTGAATATATATGTTAG
- a CDS encoding Gfo/Idh/MocA family protein has protein sequence MEKVRVGLIGTGGISHLHVSQLAELENATIVAVADPNSINRDTLINRYNLENITSFDDHLDMLENIPLDAVLICSPHTLHFQQVVDAINHNCHVLIEKPMACSLEEAEQLIDMAKKANKVLQVSYQRHFEPAFLYIREAISNDEIGNLTSVTASLYQDWKHLTVGTWRQNPSLSGGGMLMDSGSHIIDVLLWTTGLKPIEVESKLEQHHTTVEQDSFTSIRFENNVVAGLNIVGNAPCWHETYVFCGEKGAIFYDNGKMVLRQLGKEPIIPKLPQQTTNSDKSFIDSILGVHDVMVPGDFAKEVVRLTEKIYQVAGYKPITSIK, from the coding sequence ATGGAAAAGGTTAGAGTTGGTTTAATAGGCACGGGTGGTATTTCACATTTGCATGTAAGTCAATTGGCAGAATTAGAGAATGCTACGATTGTAGCAGTCGCTGATCCAAATTCTATTAACAGAGATACATTAATTAATAGGTATAACCTTGAAAATATCACTAGCTTTGATGATCATCTTGACATGCTAGAAAACATCCCACTGGATGCGGTATTAATTTGTTCACCACATACCCTACATTTTCAACAAGTGGTAGATGCAATTAACCATAATTGTCATGTTTTGATTGAAAAACCGATGGCTTGTTCGCTAGAAGAGGCAGAACAACTAATCGACATGGCAAAAAAAGCGAACAAAGTACTGCAAGTATCTTATCAAAGACATTTTGAACCAGCATTTCTTTACATTCGTGAAGCGATTTCAAACGATGAAATTGGAAATCTTACATCTGTAACTGCTTCTTTATATCAGGATTGGAAACATTTAACCGTTGGAACGTGGAGGCAAAATCCTTCGTTATCTGGGGGCGGTATGCTCATGGATTCTGGGAGTCATATTATTGATGTGCTTTTATGGACCACTGGATTAAAACCAATCGAGGTTGAATCAAAACTGGAGCAGCATCATACCACAGTAGAGCAAGATTCATTTACATCGATTCGTTTTGAAAATAATGTTGTTGCAGGGCTAAATATTGTGGGGAATGCTCCATGTTGGCATGAAACATATGTTTTTTGTGGGGAAAAGGGAGCGATTTTTTATGATAATGGAAAGATGGTTCTTCGTCAGTTAGGAAAAGAACCAATAATCCCTAAACTACCTCAACAAACGACAAATTCAGATAAGAGTTTTATCGATTCAATTCTAGGGGTTCATGATGTAATGGTACCAGGAGATTTCGCAAAAGAAGTGGTAAGGCTAACGGAAAAAATTTATCAAGTTGCCGGATATAAACCAATTACTTCTATTAAATAA